The Porphyrobacter sp. HT-58-2 genome segment GCTATACTGAAAGCCAGCCGTTCACCGGCGATCCCGCGCCCTGAGGCGCTTCTACACAGGGGAAGATCATGACGATCACCGGAGGCTGCCTGTGCGGCAAGGTGCGCTACACATGCGAAAGCGATCCGCTGCTGTGCGTCACCTGCCATTGCAAGAATTGTCAGCGCCAGGCAGGCAGCAGCCTGTCGGTGATCATCGGGGTGCCGGAAGGTGCAGTTGCCTTCGAAGGCGAGCTCACGACCTATAACGACACCGGCGATAGCGGCGCGACTGTCAGGCGGCAGTTCTGCGGCACCTGCGGATCGCCGGTCTTTACCCGGGTCGAAAGCCCGCCGGGGATGATGTTCATCAAGGCCGGGACGCTGGACGACACCAGCATTCTGAAACCCGCTTTCCACTGCTATGCCAAGAGCAAGCAGGACTGGGTCGATCTCGGCAAAATCCCGGCCTTTGAAACTGTCCCCGAGGGCCTTTAGAACAGCCCCGGTAACTCGCGCTGGGCCGCGTTCGGCCGACGCGGCATCAGCGCTTCGCGCTCTGGCAGATCAAGGCCGATGCGTTCCCGCTGGGCCTCGTTCAGCCCGCCTGCGACATTATCTGTCCCGGCACCCGAGATCGGCGTGCACACCCGTCCGGCAAGGAAATCGAGCGCCGCAGCAATCGAGGCTTCGGCAGGATCGCCAAGCGGCCGGGTCAGGTCATCGCCTGCGCGGCAGGTGTTCGGCACAACGCTGGCAAGGCCGGTGTAGTACTCGCCCTGATTGTTGGCATTGACTGTCTGGAAGGCTACCGCCCGCACCCGCAGATCGCAGGCTGTCAGGTCAAAGCCCGCCTGGCCTACTGGCTTGCCGAAGGAATTGGCGCCTACCAGGGCGATGTTGTTGCCCAGATAGGGCAGCAGCGAATTGGTGACGAGTTCGCTCGCCGAGGCGCTTGCTCCGGTTGTAATCACGGCCACCTTGGTCGGCGCAATCGCATTGGGTTCGGACTGGAGGTTTCGGGTCTGGTTCTCACTCGCCTTGGATGGGCGCAGCACCGTCCGGCTCCACACTTGACCGACCCGGCCAGCGCCCATCAGGTCGCCCATTGTGTCGCCAACGCTCACCAGTCCGCCGCCGTTATAGCGGAAATCGATGATCAGCTCGGTCACGCCTTGTGCAGCGAACTGGCCATAGGCGGCCCTCAACTGGTTGGCAGCATCCGCGATGATAAAGGTGCGAAGGTTGATATAGCCAACCCGCCGCCCGCCATCGTTGAGAATAAGCGCGCCGTAACGATCCGACACCGGGTCGAGCGAAAACTCGGTCTTAGTGATATTGCGTTCAATGGTTGTGCCGTTCGGCTGAACGAAGCGCAGGACGCGAGATGTGCCGGCAGTCGAGGGGCCAAGGGCATTCGCGACTGCCTGCCCACCGCCGCTGGCAAACAGGCTTGAGACTGTCTGAAGGGTGTTGCTGCTGGTGCCGATCGCGATGATCTCGCTCCCGCGGTCAAGCCCGGCGGCAAAGCCATTGGCGCTTTCGTAAGCCTCAGTCACGAACAACCGCCCATTGGGCGTGTCGTAGAACAGGCGGATGCCGAAGCCGGCCGATGCGCCAGAATTGATCAAGGCGTTTTCTTCCGCGATCGAGTTCGCGAAGGTGAAGAAGCGGTCACGCCCGAGATTGCGGGCCGGGGCTACACGCGCATCGAGGTAACTTTGCAGATCGTTGAAGGCACCCGGATTGGCCGCAGCCAGCAGATCGGGAAAGAGGTACCATTCGTTGAGCACACCATCGGCGAAGTCCTGCTGAGCGCGCAGGCTGCATGCCGTGTTCGTCGGGGGCGGTGTCGGGGTGGGTGTCGGCGATCCGCCACCGAATGACGGGGGCGAGGATGATCCTCCGCCACCACATGCAACGAGGCTGACAGAAAGCAGAAGGCTCAGGACAGTGCGACCGGTTTTCATTGAAACAGCCAACTCCGGGATCAAGGGGGTGGGGGTTACTGGGAGACAGAGGATGCAATTACGCCGGAGCAAGAGCAAGCCACGCCCATATGAAAATCCGGCGAAATGCCGAAAAACGTGACCATTTTGCCTGCATTTGCTGGGTTTTCCTCAGAAACCGGCAAAAACTGCCTTGCCAAGGCTCGTCTACGGCATCCGAACGCACTAGCACGGCATCAGGAACTGACAGAATCATGACCGATTTTCCCGACTGGCTTGCACCCCAAGTGCCTGCGCCCGCGCGCCATCCTGGCCTCGCGATTGCGAAGCTGGGCTCAGCTCAGACGCTCGCGCGCGGCGGCTTTGCGCTGACCAGTCCGGCCTTCCGGGCAGGGGACGAGCTTGATGCCAGCTTCACCGCAACCGAGGAAGATGCCGTCGCGCCGCCGGTTGAATGGACCGCGCCGCCGCCGGGTTCGCAGGAACTGGTGCTGATTGTCGAGGACGCTTCGTCCAAAGGGGGCGAGCCCGCTTGTCATTGGCTCGTCTGGGGTCTGGCTGGCCAGCGCGGAAAGCTGCTCGAGGGGGAAACCCCGCCACGCACTGGGAAGAACGCGGTTGGCAATTCCGAATGGCTGTTGCCTGATCCGCCCGAAGGCGAGACGCGCCACTATCTCTTTCAACTTTTCGCCACCGACCTGCCGCTGGTGCTGATGCCCGGCGCGGGGAGGGCGGAACTGCTCGCATCATTGCAAGGGACGGTAACCGCCTGCGCAACGCTTCACGCCACCTTCACCGGAGGCGGAGAGGATGATGATGCGGATTTTGACGACGACGATTTCTGATTAACCTGCCACTTACATAAGGGAGTTGATGATGGCTGGCACGACCAACGCACTGCAGAAGCCGGTGACGCTTTCGGGTGAACTCGAAGCGCTGATCGGCAAGGGCCCGATGACCCGCGCTCAGGTTACCTCGAAGGTGTGGGAATATATCAAGGCCAACGGTCTTCAGGACACCAAGGACAAGCGTCAGATCAATCCCGATGCCAAGCTCGGCGCGGTGATCGGCAAGGACCAAATCTCGATGTTCAAGATGACCGCTGCGGTCTCGAAGCACCTGAGCTGATCCTGACGCCCCGCAAATCCGCGGGATGACAGACAAGCGGCGCGCGGCCCTTCAGGGTTCGCGCGCCGTTTTGTTGTCACGACTCACCCACCACGCCAGCCAGATGATGGCGGGCTGGGCGAACATGCGCGGGACGTGATAGGCAAGTCCAAGGCCGCCGTCGGCCCGCGCCAAGTCGAGCATGAAGTGGTTGATGTTGGCAGGCCAGACGCACAGCGCATAAAGCGCCAGCCCCCAGCCAGCCGCGCGGCGCAAAGGCGGCGAGAAAGGCTGGACAAGGCCGATCGCCCCGAAGATTTCCGCCACGCCGGTCCCCAACACCACCGCTTCAGGCGCAGGCACCCAACCCGGCATGATCGCCAGGAACGGGGCGGGCTCCAGCAGGTGGATCACCCCTGCCAGCAGATAGAACGCGGCGAGCAGCCAACGCATGACACACTTGGTCACGCACCCGGTTCCCATCCCGGCGGAGCCAGCGTGAAGCCGGAAAAATCGAACCCCGGCACGACCACACACGAGACGATGCTGTAACCATGGCGCGGCTTCCCAAAGGCGCGCGCGGCCTGCCACGCGTCCGGTGCGACGAGACCCTGCAATTGCTGCCCGGCGCTGATATCGGCACCAAGGATAATCGAGCGCGCCGAGGCATAGTCGTTTTCGGCAAGGCGCAGTTCAAGCGGATCGCCTGCCTGCCACAGCCACAGCTCGGTCGCATCGACCTTGTGCCAGTGTGAGGCCTCACCAGCGCGCAGCAGGAAGATGATCGCGGTGCCGCTCGCTCGCCCATCCGGGCCGGGCGGGCCGCGCCATGTCTCGCGATACCAGCCGCCCTCGGGATGGGCAGCCAGGCCCAATTGTTCGATCAGCCTGGCCGCGCTATCCATGTCGTGATCCTTGCCTGACATTTCTTTCCCGCCCGTCCGGGCGCTCTAGCTTCGGGAGCTTCCTTGATGCAACTCTCCGCCACCTCCCGCCTTGCTCTTGTTGCAGCAATGCTGATGGCCAGCCCGCTCGCCGCGCAGGATGCGCCGGTCGATGCTGCCACCGCGACCGCCAATGCTGCGCTGGAAGCAGCCCCGGTGTTCGACGGCCATAATGACATCCCCAACCAACTGCGTGATCGCCGGGCGAACCAGATCAACAGCTTCGATTTCGAGGACACCACCGACACTGGCGAAGACCATTCCCAGGGCCGCGCGCTGCATACCGATCTGGCGCGCCTGAAAGAGGGCAAGGTCGGGGCGCAGTTCTGGTCTGTCTACGTCCCCTCCAACCCGGATGAGGCGGAGGCGGTACAGGAGGTGATCGAGCAGATCGACGTCACCAAGCGCCTGATCGCGCGCTATCCGCAAGCCTTGCGCTTTGCCACCACTGCCGACGAGGTGGAGCGGGCCATGGCCAACGGCAGGGTCGCGTCATTATTGGGGATGGAGGGCGGCCATTCGATCGGATCGAGCCTTGCCGTGCTGCGCCAGCTCCACGCGCTGGGCGCGCGCTACATGACGCTGACCCACAACAGCAACACGCCCTGGGCGGATGCCGCGACCGATACGCCGGTGCATGACGGGCTGAGCGAATTCGGCAAGGATGTGGTGCGCGAGATGAATCGGCTGGGGATGCTGGTGGATCTCAGCCATGTCAGCGAGGCGACGATGATCGATGCGCTCGACGTGGCCAAGGCACCAGTGATCTTCAGCCATTCGGGCGCGCGGGCGATCAACGGCCATGCGCGCAACGTGCCGGACAGCGTGTTGCGGCGCCTGCCCTATAATGGCGGTATCGTAATGGTTGTGGCTCTCCCGCGCTTCATCAACGAGGAACTTCGCCAGTGGGGCGCGCAGCGGGATGCCGAAGCGGCGCGGCTGAAGGCGCTGTGGCTTGGTCAGCCAGCCAAGGTCGCCGAAGGCTTGGCGGTGTGGGACAAGGCCAATCCCGAACCCAAGAGCACCATTGCCCATATGGCCGATCACATCGATCACATCCGCGAAGTCGCCGGTGTGGAGTCGATTGGGATTGGCGGCGACTTCGACGGGATGCCGAGTGGGCCGATCGGGTTTGAGGACGTGCGCGGCTACCCGCTGCTATTTGCAGAACTCGCACGGCGTGGTTACTCGCAGGCGGAATTGGAAATGATCGCCAGCCGCAACATCCTGCGGGTGATGCGCGCCGCTGAAGCCTATGCGGCCAGCGTTGCGGATCAGCCGCCCATCGAAACGCTCATCAATCCGCCTGCCGGTGCGGAGTGATCAATGCGCCGCCCGAGCGAGAGCCGGGATGATCCACACGAGGCTCATCGCCACCACCGCAAAGCCGAGGCTGAAGCCCAGCACATAACGCAGCCCGGTATTGCTGACTGCACCGCGCGCTGCTTCGTCGTGGATGCGGATGGTGTCGTTGTTTTCGGCCATTATCGCTCTCCCCTGTTCTGATTGACGCTACGGAAAGATGTTCCGTAACGTCAATCAACAGTCAAGAGCCTGGAATGTTCCGAAAAGTGCCAATCAGTCGCGCAGCAGTTCGTTGATGCCGGTCTTGGAACGGGTTTGGGCGTCCACTGTCTTGACGATCACCGCGCAGTAGAGGCTGGGGCCGGGGCTACCGTCAGGCAGGGGCTTGCCGGGCATCGATCCGGGGACGACCACCGCATAGGGCGGCACTTCGCCCATGTGGACCTTGCCGGTGGCGCGATCGACGATCTTGGTCGATGCGCCGAGATAGACCCCCATCGAAAGCACCGCGCCTTCGCCCACGCGCACGCCTTCTGCCACTTCAGCGCGCGCGCCGATGAAGGCGTTGTCGCCGATGATGACCGGCTCGGCCTGAAGTGGTTCGAGCACCCCGCCGATTCCTGCGCCGCCCGAGATATGGACGTTGGCGCCGATCTGTGCGCAGGACCCGACTGTTGCCCAAGTGTCGATCATGGTGTTCTCGCCGACATAGGCGCCGATATTGACGAAGCTTGGCATCAGCACTGCGCCCTTGCCGATGAAGCTGCCGCGCCGCACCACCGCGCCGGGGACAACCCGGAACCCGCCCTCGCGGAAGCGGCTTTCGCCCCAGCCCGCGAACTTAAGCGGCACCTTGTCGAAGGCGGATTCGCCGGCCGCGCCATGTTCCATCACGCGGTTGTCATTAAGGCGGAAGCTCAGCAGCACTGCCTTCTTGAGCCACTGGTTGACAGTCCAGCCACCATTGCCGTCCGGCTGGGCTACGCGCGCTTCGCCGCTGTCGAGCAGGGCAAGGGCGTCGGCGACGGCATGGCGAACCTCGTGACCAGGGCTCACGTCCGCGCGGTTTTCCCAGGCGGCTTCGATGGCGGCGATCAGCTTGTCACTCATGCAGGTTCTCCGGCGGGCAGTGTTTGCCTCGCGCGCCTAGCGGTGACGGGAGAAGACGGCAAGCGTTACGCGGGCATTCCTGCAGCGAGAGCGAATTGGTGGGCCCGCTCCGCCAAGGGCCGCACGCGTTCGCTCATCGCCTGAGCATGGGCGCTGGAGGCCGTCCCGTCGATAACCCGCTTCTTGATGCCCTGCATGATGCCCGCGAGGCGGAACAGGTTATAGGCGAAATACCAGTCCATCGGCGGGACGGGGTAGCCGGTGCGCGCCACGTAACGCGCCACCGCTTCCTCGACGCTGGGGATGCCGAGCGCCGCCAGATCGAGGCCCATCAGCCCCGCGCGCCCGTCGGCGGGCTGGAACCAGTTGAGCATCAGGTAGCTGAAATCGGCAATCGGATCGCCCAGCGTCGACAGCTCCCAGTCCAGCACCGCGATGATGCGCGGTTCGGTCTTGTGGAAGATGACGTTGTCGAGCCGGTAGTCGCCATGCACCACGCTTGATCCGTGCTGCGGCGGAATGGTCTGCGGCAGCCATGCGATCAGCGCTTCCATCTCCGGCATGTGTTCCGTTTCGGAGAGCTTGTACTGCTTGGTCCAGCGGGCGATCTGGCGCGCGCAGTAATCATTGGGTTTGCCGAATTCGCCCATGCCGATCGCCTGCGGATCGTTGAGGTGCAGGTCGGCCATGGTGTCGATCAGCGCATGATAATGGGCGCGGCGTTCCTCCGGCGAGAGGCCGGGCAGGGCACCGTTCCACAGAGAGCGTCCATCGGCCAGGCTCATTACGAAGAACTTGGAGCCGAGAACTTCCGGATCTTCGCACAAGCCGAACGTGCGAGGAACCGGGAAGCCGGTAGGGTAAAGACCTGACATTGCTGCATATTCTCGGTCAACCGCGTGGGCCGAGGGCAGTAACTTCCCGAAGGGCTGGCGGCGCAGCACGTAAGATGCGCCCGGCGTGTCGATCCGGTAGGTCGGGTTCGACTGGCCGCCCTTGAACTTGGTGTAGCTGATCGGCCCGGCGAAGCCTTCGACATTGGCCTCGAACCAAGCGGTCAGCGCGGCAAGGTCGAGCGCGTCCTTCTCGGTCACTTCGACCGTGCCAACCATTTCCTTGTCGAAATCGATGTTATTCGTTTCTGGCATTAGTCAAACACCACGACAGTGCGGGCCGAATGTCCAGCGCGCATGGTATTGAAGCCCTCGTTCACTGCTTCGAGCGGGATGCGCTCGGCGATGATCGTGTCGAGATCGAGCAGCCCGCGCAGGTAGAAATCGACGAGGCGCGGAAGATCCACGGGAAAGTGGTTCATCCCCATGATCGCGCCCATCAGTTTCTTGCCGCCAAGCAAGTCCATCGCGCCGAGGCCGACCTTGCAATCGAGCGGCATCATGCCGAGGATCACCGCCGTCCCCCCGCGCCGGAGGCTCGCCACCGCCAGATCAGCCGAGGCCTGCCGTCCGACCGCCTCGATCCCCCAATGCACCCCGCCGCCGGAGATGGCGATGATCTGCTTGGCGGCGTCTTCCGCCAGCGCATCGACCGTATGGGTCGCGCCCAGCACTTCGGCCAGCGCCCGCTTTTCCGGCAGAGGATCGGCGGCGATGATCTTGCCCGCGCCCGCGATTTTCGCGGCGTTGATGGCCGCCAAGCCCACGCCTCCGCAGCCGACCACCAGCACGGTTTCGCCCGGGGTCACCTTGCAGGCGTTGAAGATCGTCCCCGCACCGGTCGTCACCGCGCAGCCGAGCAACGCCGCGCGGTCGAAGGGCATGGCCTTGTCGATGGCGACGCAGGCGTGTTCGTGGATCAGCATCTGTTCGCTGAGGGCCGAGAGGTTGAGCATCTGCGCCACCGGCGCAGAGCCATCGGCAAAAGCGATGCGCGGGGCTTCACCCTTCTGGCGGCGCGTGTCGCCGCCAAGGCACAGCGCCATGCGGCCCGTCACACAAAACTCGCAATGCCCGCAGAAAGCCGAGAGGCAGGAGACGACGTGATCGCCCGGCTTGACCGTGCGCACTTCGCTGCCGACCGCGCGAACCACGCCCGCAGCCTCATGCCCCGGAATGCAGGGCAGGGCGTGGGGGTAGTGGCCGTCGATGAAGTGCAGATCGGAATGGCACAGGCCGCAGGCCTTGGTGTCGATCAGGACTTCATGCGGGCCGGGCTCGGCATAGGTGACTTCGGCGATTTTGAGGCCCTGACCGGGGGCCTCAAGGATGGCGGCTTTTGCCATGAGCAATACTTTCCGTTCGGTTCGAGCCCACCGCCTTGCGGTAAACGGGCGGGCCTGAAAGGATAGTCGAGAACCGTTCGTGTCGATGTGTCTCGACTACGCTCGACACGAACGGGTGTGTTTTTCTGCGTTCAGCGCGCCACGCCCATGTCGCCCGAGCTGAAGCTCTGGCCGTCATTGGCCGCGCGTCCGTGATCGCCGCGCAGGGCGTTGGCCGTCGGGCCGGGGCGCGGAGCGTGCTTGGCGAACTCCATGTGGGCGATGGAACGCGCGTGGACCTCGTCCGGGCCATCCGCCAGACGCAGGGTGCGCTGGTTGGCATAGGAGCGCGCGAGGCCATAATCCTCCGACACGCCGCCGCCGCCATGGGCCTGGATCGCATCGTCGATGATCCGCAGCGCCATGTTGGGGGCCTGCACCTTGATCATCGCGATTTCCTGCTTGGCCGCCTTGTTGCCGACCTTGTCCATCATGTCGGCAGCCTTGAGGCAGAGCAGGCGGGTCATCTCGATGTCGATGCGGGCGCGCGCGACGCGCTCTTCCCAGACCGAGTGCTTGTAGACCGGCTTGCCGAAAGCCTCACGCTCCTGCAGGCGGCGGCACATCTTTTCGAGCGCCTCTTCCGCCGCGCCGATGGTGCGCATGCAGTGGTGGATGCGGCCCGGCCCGAGGCGGCCCTGCGCGATCTCGAAGCCGCGGCCTTCGCCCAGCAGCATGTTGGTGACGGGGACGCGCACGTCCTTCATCTCCACTTCCATGTGGCCGTGCGGGGCATCGTCATAGCCGAAGACGGGCAGGTGGCGGATGATGTTCACGCCGGGGGTGTCAATCGGCATCAGCACCATCGACTGCTGGGCATGACGCTGAGCGGCAAAGTCGGTCTTGCCCATCACGATCGCGACCTTGCAGCGCGGATCGCCAAGGCCCGACGACCACCACTTGCGCCCGTTGATGACGTAGTGATCACCGTCGCGCTCGATCCGGGTTTCGATGTTGGTGGCATCCGATGATGCGGTGTAGGGCTCGGTCATCAGGAAGGCCGAGCGGATCTCCCCGTTCATCAGCGGACGCAGCCATTCTTCCTTCTGCTCGCGCGTGCCGTAGCGGTGGAACACTTCCATGTTGCCGGTGTCGGGCGCGGAGCAGTTGAACACTTCGCTCGCCCAGCCGATGCGGCCCATTTCCTCGGCGCATAGCGCATATTCGAGGTTGGTGAGGCCCGGCCCTTCGAACTCGAAGGTATCGTCGACATGGTGGTGGCTGTCATTGCGCGGGGGCATGAACAGGTTCCAGATGCCCGCTTCCTTGGCGAGCGCCTTCTTGTCCTCGATGATCTGGATCACCTTCCAGCGATCACCTTCAAGATCCTGCTGCTTGTAGGTGTCCATGTTCGGCCGAACGTGCGTCTCGATGAAATCGCGCACGCGGTTGCGCCAGTAGACCTGACGTTCGGTGGGTTCGAAATCCATGGGGGTGTTCCTCTCTCGTCCTCAATTGCAATCGAATCTGAATGTGACCGTGGCAGAGGCTTGGGGCCGCGCCAAGCTCTCATTTGTGCGGCGCTGGCACTCCGTCGGCGGCTAGAATTGGCCCGTCGGGAAGTGGGGTTACGGCCTTGCGGCTGGCTTTCGCCCGGCGCTCTGCGAGCCGGTTGACCCGCTCTTCATGCTCCTCGCGGGTGATGGGAAAGCGCGCCAGCCACCATGCGGAAATGACCGCGAGCAGCAGCATGGCGCTGCCGTAGGAGAGCAGCAGGCTGGTTAGCACGTCTTGCGGCACAGTGCCGGGAACAGCATCGGGGGCAAGCTGCGAAAAGGCGATGATCTGGCCCGACAGGAAGATCCCCGCCCCGGTCGCGCATTTCTGCACCAGCCAGTTGCCCGAGTAGAACGATCCCTCGGCGCGCCGCCCGGTGCGTTCTTCGAAAGCTTCGACGATCTCCGCGATCATCGATGTGGCGGAAACCAGCGAGATAATCCCCAGTCCCGTCGCAATCATCGCAAAGCCGAAGAACAGCGCCGCCGATGCGGTGCTGCCGGGTGAGGGCCAGAACCCCACAAGCAGCAGCGTGTAAGGCACCATTCCCAGAACCGTGCCGACAATCATGCCAAGCCCGGCGGCCTTCGCCTTGCCGAAGCGGCGGTGCAACGGGCCGATGGTGACGAACATCAAGACCACCGCACCAAACAGCACAAGCGGGAAGAACATCAACTGGGTGCGGGTCAGCTGCAGGACGAACAGATTGATGTAATTGGTGATGGAGAAGTTGAGCCCCTGATGGATGTAAGCCGCCAGTCCCCCTGCCGCAAAGATCAGGAAGGCACGTTCGGAAAAAGCTTCGTGGATCTCGGCAAAGGCACCCTTGATCGTAAAGGGGCCTGGTTTGGTGTCGGGCAGGCGGGCGACCAGCCTGTGCTGGCCGAGCGCCGATCCGATCACCGAGACTGCCATCAACACCGCGCCGAAGACGCCGAACGCGTAGTAACCTTCGCGCTGCAACAGCCCCTCCGGTCCCGGCATGAACACCGTATAGGCCAGCACCATCATGCCCAGCCCGCCGATCCAGCCACCCAGCGCGCGGTACCGGAACAGGGTGGTGCGCTCGTCGTAATCGGCGGTGATTTCGGGGACGAGGCTGATCGAGGGTACCTCGCAGGCCGACAGCAGCACCCGCACCGCGATGGCGATACCGACAAGGCCCATGAAACTCGGCGCTTCGCCGGTTGGCGGGCTCCACATCATCACCCAGGCAAAAGCGAGGGGAATCGGGGCCGCATAAAGCCATGGCAGGCGGCGGCCCCAGCGGGTGTAGGTGCGGTCGGAAAGGTTGCCGAGAACCGGATCGACCACCGCGTCAACCAGCAGCGCGATCAGCAGGGCGAGGCTGACCAGCCCTGCGTCCATCCCCAACACCTGATTGTAGAAGATCAGCAGGAAGAAGGAAAAGCCATTGTCCTTCACTCCGAAGGCCACGGCCCCAAAGCCTTGCACCAGCTTGAGCCGCATCGGCAGCTTGCCCGCGATGATGCCCGTACTCCTGCTCACGCACAGCACCTGATGCTGGTAGTCAGCCTGCCGAATCCGGCCAATTTCTCTCTCCCTTTTTCGGTTTCGAACCTAGACCGATTGGGTGGCGCGTCAATCGTGCTCAGGCTGACGCTACGGCATCGTGGCATGTATCAAGACCGCTTGCAGGCGTGCTCCGAATGCCACTAACGTAAGCGTCAAGTGAGAGACACCAGAGAGGAGACTCGGCCCATGGCTGATCTGGAAACATTCCGCACCGAAACCCGAGCCTGGCTCGAAGCCAACTGCCCGCCCGAAATGCGCGAGCCAGCCCGCGATGACGAGGACGTCTATTGGGGTGGCCGGCGCGCGACCTTCAAGAATGATGCGCAAAAGGCATGGTTCGAGGCCTGCGTGGCCAAGGGCTACACCGTACCGGCGTGGCCCAAGGAATATGGCGGCGCGGGGCTGTCGCCGGCCGAAGCCAAGGTGCTGCGCGAGGAAATGAGCCGCATCAATGCGCGCCCGCCGCTTTCGAGCTTCGGCATCTGGATGCTCGGCCCGGCGCTGCTGCAATTCGGTACCGAAGGCCAGAAGCAGCGCTTCCTCAATGAAATCGCCCGCGGCGAGATCCGCTGGTGTCAGGGCTATTCGGAACCCGGTTCGGGCAGCGATCTGGTGTCCTTGCAAACCTATGGCGAAGACAAGGGCGATCACTGGGTCGTCAACGGACAGAAGATCTGGACGTCCTATGCCGATCAGGCCGACTGGATCTTCTGCCTCGTCCGCACCGACAAGAACGACAAGTACAAGGGCATCACCTTCATGCTCTACGACATGGCAAGCGAAGGGGTGACGACAAAGCCGATCCTGCTGATCAGCGGCAATTCACCCTTCTGCGAGACCTTTTTCGACAATGTGAAGGTCCCCAAGTCCTATGGCGAGGATTGCCCGGCCTATGTCGGCGAGGTGAACCGCGGCTGGGACGTGGCCAAGTATCTGCTCGGCCACGAGCGCGAGATGATCTCGGGCGCGGGCGGGGGCGAGCGCAGCGCCGCGATCGGCGCGATGATGAAGCGCCATGCGGTCAAACTTGGCGACGAGCTTGATCCCGTCCTGCGGGCAGAGCTTGCCATGTTCGATGTCGACGCGCTGGCCTATACCGCGATGGGCGAGAAGTTCCTCGACGAGATCAAGGTCGGCAAGGCGCACCCCGCGCAGCCGAACATGATGAAATATGTCGGCACCGAGCTGAACAAGCGCCGCCACGAGCTGATGATGGCGGTCGGCGGCTCGCGCTCTCTCGAATGGGAGAGCGAGGACACCGGCGGCGGCAAGCCAGCGCGCGGCTGGCTTCGCACCAAGGCGAACTCGATCGAGGGCGGCACCTCGGAAGTCATGCTCAACGTGATTTCCAAGCGCATCCTTGATCTGCCGGGAGCCTGATCCGGCCACAGCATTCACCGGGCCGCTTCCGCCTGACGGGAGCGGCCCGCATGACACCAGAAATCGGGAGAGGGAAAACCAATGCCCCTGTATCACAATGACGATCAGGCGATGCTCGCCGATACCGCCAGCGGCTTCATGGCCGAGGAAGGCAATATCGCCAAACAGCTGCGCCACTGGCGCGACCGCAACTGCAAGGACGGCTTTGGCCACGGCCTGTGGAAGCAGATGGCCGAAATGGGTTTCACCGGCATGCTGGTGGACGAGGCCGACGGCGGGCTCGGTATGGGCCATGTGGAGGCCGGGATCGTGCTCGAGGAGATCGGCCGCAATCTCACCCCTTCGCCGTTTCTGACTTCGTCCGTGCTGGCGGCAACCGCGCTGAAGCACGGCTCGGATGATATGAAGGGCCGCTATCTGCCCGGCCTCATCGCAGGCGACAGCGTGTTCGCCGTCGCCATTGACGAGACCGCAAAGCACCGCCCCAGCCGCATCGCAACCCGCGCCGAGAAATCGGGTAACGGCTTCCGCCTGACGGGCTCCAAGAGCTTCGTGGTTCAGGGCGCCAGCGCCGATATGATCGTGGTCGCCGCGCGCACTTCCGGCAGCGATGAAGACGCGGACGGGATCACGCTGTTCGCCGTGCCGAAAGATGCGAGCGGCATGACCCATGACGCGGTACGCCTGGTCGACAGTTCCATGGCGACCCACACGAAGTTCGACGGGGTCGAATTGGACGGCGATGCCGTCATCGGCGAGATCGACGGCGGGCGCGCGGTGCTCGATGCGATGCTCCTGGCAGGCCGCGTCGGCGCAGCAGCCGAAGGCGTGGGCGTTGCCCGCGGGGCGAT includes the following:
- the dapD gene encoding 2,3,4,5-tetrahydropyridine-2,6-dicarboxylate N-succinyltransferase → MSDKLIAAIEAAWENRADVSPGHEVRHAVADALALLDSGEARVAQPDGNGGWTVNQWLKKAVLLSFRLNDNRVMEHGAAGESAFDKVPLKFAGWGESRFREGGFRVVPGAVVRRGSFIGKGAVLMPSFVNIGAYVGENTMIDTWATVGSCAQIGANVHISGGAGIGGVLEPLQAEPVIIGDNAFIGARAEVAEGVRVGEGAVLSMGVYLGASTKIVDRATGKVHMGEVPPYAVVVPGSMPGKPLPDGSPGPSLYCAVIVKTVDAQTRSKTGINELLRD
- a CDS encoding phosphotransferase family protein, which gives rise to MPETNNIDFDKEMVGTVEVTEKDALDLAALTAWFEANVEGFAGPISYTKFKGGQSNPTYRIDTPGASYVLRRQPFGKLLPSAHAVDREYAAMSGLYPTGFPVPRTFGLCEDPEVLGSKFFVMSLADGRSLWNGALPGLSPEERRAHYHALIDTMADLHLNDPQAIGMGEFGKPNDYCARQIARWTKQYKLSETEHMPEMEALIAWLPQTIPPQHGSSVVHGDYRLDNVIFHKTEPRIIAVLDWELSTLGDPIADFSYLMLNWFQPADGRAGLMGLDLAALGIPSVEEAVARYVARTGYPVPPMDWYFAYNLFRLAGIMQGIKKRVIDGTASSAHAQAMSERVRPLAERAHQFALAAGMPA
- a CDS encoding Zn-dependent alcohol dehydrogenase, encoding MAKAAILEAPGQGLKIAEVTYAEPGPHEVLIDTKACGLCHSDLHFIDGHYPHALPCIPGHEAAGVVRAVGSEVRTVKPGDHVVSCLSAFCGHCEFCVTGRMALCLGGDTRRQKGEAPRIAFADGSAPVAQMLNLSALSEQMLIHEHACVAIDKAMPFDRAALLGCAVTTGAGTIFNACKVTPGETVLVVGCGGVGLAAINAAKIAGAGKIIAADPLPEKRALAEVLGATHTVDALAEDAAKQIIAISGGGVHWGIEAVGRQASADLAVASLRRGGTAVILGMMPLDCKVGLGAMDLLGGKKLMGAIMGMNHFPVDLPRLVDFYLRGLLDLDTIIAERIPLEAVNEGFNTMRAGHSARTVVVFD
- a CDS encoding acyl-CoA dehydrogenase family protein — encoded protein: MDFEPTERQVYWRNRVRDFIETHVRPNMDTYKQQDLEGDRWKVIQIIEDKKALAKEAGIWNLFMPPRNDSHHHVDDTFEFEGPGLTNLEYALCAEEMGRIGWASEVFNCSAPDTGNMEVFHRYGTREQKEEWLRPLMNGEIRSAFLMTEPYTASSDATNIETRIERDGDHYVINGRKWWSSGLGDPRCKVAIVMGKTDFAAQRHAQQSMVLMPIDTPGVNIIRHLPVFGYDDAPHGHMEVEMKDVRVPVTNMLLGEGRGFEIAQGRLGPGRIHHCMRTIGAAEEALEKMCRRLQEREAFGKPVYKHSVWEERVARARIDIEMTRLLCLKAADMMDKVGNKAAKQEIAMIKVQAPNMALRIIDDAIQAHGGGGVSEDYGLARSYANQRTLRLADGPDEVHARSIAHMEFAKHAPRPGPTANALRGDHGRAANDGQSFSSGDMGVAR
- a CDS encoding MFS transporter; the protein is MSRSTGIIAGKLPMRLKLVQGFGAVAFGVKDNGFSFFLLIFYNQVLGMDAGLVSLALLIALLVDAVVDPVLGNLSDRTYTRWGRRLPWLYAAPIPLAFAWVMMWSPPTGEAPSFMGLVGIAIAVRVLLSACEVPSISLVPEITADYDERTTLFRYRALGGWIGGLGMMVLAYTVFMPGPEGLLQREGYYAFGVFGAVLMAVSVIGSALGQHRLVARLPDTKPGPFTIKGAFAEIHEAFSERAFLIFAAGGLAAYIHQGLNFSITNYINLFVLQLTRTQLMFFPLVLFGAVVLMFVTIGPLHRRFGKAKAAGLGMIVGTVLGMVPYTLLLVGFWPSPGSTASAALFFGFAMIATGLGIISLVSATSMIAEIVEAFEERTGRRAEGSFYSGNWLVQKCATGAGIFLSGQIIAFSQLAPDAVPGTVPQDVLTSLLLSYGSAMLLLAVISAWWLARFPITREEHEERVNRLAERRAKASRKAVTPLPDGPILAADGVPAPHK